From one Saprospiraceae bacterium genomic stretch:
- a CDS encoding cytochrome-c peroxidase — translation MKQSLFTPHIGLVFLSSFLLLVSCQKNSSESLDKNLTSILNTASNGKGLDYFKMPAGKDFSQIPQDPKNPITAYKVELGRLLFHETCLARSPLKTASMETYSCASCHHVDAGFQAGIAQGLSEGGVGFGRKGEGRKKLATFTDLEVDVQPIRTPSAMNMAYQEIVLWNGQFGATGRNVGTEANWTAGTPKENNNFGFQGVETQAIAGLNVHRMKIDVDRIAQMPVYPTLFALAFPGLTPEERFTRVNAGLAIAAYERTLLANESPFQKWLQGDASAMTEDEKDGAALFFGKANCVSCHTGPALNVMEFYALGMNDLSDGQYGAVNASGPKAEHKGRGGFTGKAEDMFKFKVPQLYNLKDSPFYGHGAQFVTVREVLEYKNNATPTNANVPVTQLAFDFKPLNLSANELESLRIFIEDALYDPNLRRYVPTTLPSGNCFPNNDLVSRQDRGCQ, via the coding sequence ATGAAACAGTCTTTGTTTACCCCACATATTGGTCTGGTTTTCTTGAGTTCGTTTCTCCTACTCGTCTCTTGCCAAAAAAACAGCAGCGAGTCTCTGGATAAGAACCTCACCTCCATTCTCAATACCGCTTCCAACGGCAAAGGCCTTGATTATTTCAAAATGCCGGCCGGCAAAGACTTTTCCCAGATTCCTCAGGATCCTAAAAACCCCATCACTGCCTACAAAGTAGAGCTGGGACGCCTCTTATTCCACGAGACCTGTCTTGCACGAAGTCCATTGAAAACTGCAAGCATGGAGACTTACTCCTGTGCCAGCTGTCATCATGTAGATGCGGGTTTCCAGGCAGGTATAGCTCAGGGACTTTCAGAAGGAGGAGTAGGCTTTGGCAGAAAGGGGGAAGGGCGTAAAAAACTTGCGACCTTCACAGACCTGGAAGTCGATGTCCAACCTATCCGTACTCCATCTGCTATGAATATGGCTTACCAGGAGATCGTCCTTTGGAATGGACAGTTTGGAGCTACCGGAAGAAATGTGGGCACAGAAGCCAACTGGACCGCAGGCACTCCAAAAGAAAACAACAATTTTGGTTTTCAGGGGGTGGAGACCCAGGCCATCGCAGGTCTCAATGTCCACCGGATGAAGATAGATGTAGATCGTATTGCCCAGATGCCGGTATATCCCACCCTGTTTGCCCTGGCCTTTCCAGGCCTTACACCAGAAGAAAGATTTACCCGGGTCAATGCAGGCCTGGCCATCGCAGCTTATGAGCGTACTCTTTTAGCTAATGAGTCACCTTTCCAAAAATGGTTACAGGGTGATGCCAGTGCCATGACTGAGGATGAAAAAGATGGAGCCGCCTTGTTTTTTGGCAAAGCCAATTGCGTATCCTGCCACACAGGTCCAGCCCTCAATGTCATGGAATTTTATGCTCTGGGCATGAATGACCTGAGCGATGGCCAGTATGGTGCCGTCAATGCTTCCGGTCCTAAAGCGGAGCACAAGGGTAGAGGAGGATTTACAGGCAAGGCCGAAGACATGTTTAAGTTCAAAGTACCGCAGCTATATAATCTCAAAGACTCACCCTTTTATGGACACGGTGCCCAGTTCGTAACAGTGAGGGAAGTCCTTGAATACAAAAACAATGCTACTCCTACCAATGCAAATGTCCCTGTGACCCAGCTCGCATTTGACTTTAAACCACTGAATCTCAGCGCTAACGAGCTGGAAAGCCTACGAATATTTATTGAAGATGCACTCTATGATCCCAACCTTCGTCGATATGTACCCACAACACTGCCTTCAGGCAATTGTTTCCCCAACAATGATTTGGTTTCAAGACAGGATCGGGGCTGTCAGTAA